In Paraburkholderia bryophila, a single genomic region encodes these proteins:
- a CDS encoding YfhL family 4Fe-4S dicluster ferredoxin, whose translation MALMITDECINCDVCEPECPNDAISMGPEIYVIDPKKCTECVGHFDEPQCIQVCPVECIPRDPEHLETPDGLMAKYHALVAAKEA comes from the coding sequence ATGGCCTTGATGATTACCGACGAGTGCATCAATTGCGACGTGTGCGAGCCCGAGTGCCCGAACGACGCGATTTCGATGGGCCCGGAAATCTATGTGATCGACCCGAAGAAATGCACCGAATGCGTCGGCCATTTCGACGAGCCGCAGTGTATTCAGGTGTGTCCGGTGGAGTGCATTCCGCGCGATCCCGAGCATCTGGAAACGCCCGATGGGTTGATGGCGAAGTACCACGCGCTGGTGGCGGCGAAAGAGGCTTGA
- the coaD gene encoding pantetheine-phosphate adenylyltransferase → MVVAVYPGTFDPLTRGHEDLVRRASSIFDTLVVGVADSRNKKPFFTLEERLDIAHEVLGHYPNVQVMSFKGLLKDFVRSNNARVIVRGLRAVSDFEYEFQMAGMNRYLLPDVETMFMTPSDQYQFISGTIVREIAQLGGDVSKFVFPSVEKWLKEKVAALDTSGEASAGQP, encoded by the coding sequence ATGGTAGTCGCCGTGTACCCGGGCACATTCGACCCGCTGACTCGCGGTCACGAAGACCTCGTGCGGCGCGCGTCGAGCATTTTCGACACGCTGGTGGTGGGCGTTGCCGACAGCCGCAACAAGAAGCCGTTCTTCACGCTGGAGGAGCGCCTCGACATCGCTCACGAAGTGCTGGGGCACTACCCGAACGTTCAGGTGATGAGCTTCAAGGGCCTGCTGAAGGACTTCGTGCGCAGCAATAACGCGCGGGTGATCGTGCGAGGCCTGCGCGCCGTGTCGGACTTCGAATACGAGTTTCAGATGGCCGGCATGAACCGCTATCTGCTGCCCGACGTCGAAACCATGTTCATGACGCCGTCCGATCAGTATCAGTTCATCTCCGGCACCATCGTGCGTGAAATCGCGCAATTGGGCGGCGATGTCAGCAAATTCGTGTTCCCGTCGGTCGAAAAATGGCTGAAAGAGAAAGTCGCCGCGCTGGATACCAGCGGCGAGGCGTCGGCGGGACAACCGTAA
- the rsmD gene encoding 16S rRNA (guanine(966)-N(2))-methyltransferase RsmD → MPRSSSSRAHGASSKGGKPHAIRIIGGDWKRTPLPVLDLDGLRPTPDRVRETLFNWLGQDLEGRRCLDLFAGSGALGFEAASRGAARVLMVERNARAAAQLRANQERLAARTIEIAEADGLRLAASLAPGSFDVVFLDPPFDAGLLDKALTLAVPLISAEGFLYVETGEALELEGNETLAGWEIVRQGKAGAVHFHLLQRENKE, encoded by the coding sequence ATGCCCCGTTCTTCATCTTCACGCGCTCACGGCGCTTCGTCCAAAGGCGGCAAGCCGCACGCCATCCGCATCATTGGCGGCGACTGGAAGCGCACACCGTTGCCCGTGCTCGACCTCGACGGCCTGCGCCCCACGCCCGACCGCGTGCGCGAAACGCTCTTCAACTGGCTTGGCCAGGATCTGGAAGGTCGGCGCTGCCTCGATCTGTTCGCCGGCAGCGGCGCGCTAGGCTTCGAGGCGGCGTCGCGCGGCGCGGCGCGGGTTCTGATGGTGGAGCGCAATGCGCGCGCCGCCGCCCAGTTGCGCGCGAATCAGGAACGCCTCGCGGCGCGCACGATCGAAATTGCCGAAGCGGACGGCCTGCGGCTTGCTGCAAGCCTTGCGCCCGGCTCGTTCGACGTGGTGTTTCTCGATCCGCCATTCGACGCCGGTCTGCTCGACAAGGCGCTCACGCTGGCCGTGCCGTTGATCAGCGCCGAAGGTTTTCTGTACGTGGAAACGGGCGAAGCGCTCGAACTCGAGGGCAACGAGACGCTAGCCGGCTGGGAAATCGTGCGGCAAGGGAAAGCGGGCGCCGTCCACTTTCATTTGCTGCAGCGCGAAAATAAGGAATAA
- the ftsY gene encoding signal recognition particle-docking protein FtsY encodes MFSFFKRFKGSKESDNAPEESQTAPEGLAPERAVETPVAPSAPRPAVVSPAPAPVAAPIEPEQEEPALEEYETDETPKTPETVEIVPPPEQDAGAKRSWLTRLKTGLSKTSSSLTGIFVNAKIDDDLYEELETALLMSDAGVGATEFLLESLREKVRAERLTDPQQVKAALRTLLIDLLKPLEKSLMLGRAQPLVMMIAGVNGAGKTTSIGKLAKHLQSFDQSVLLAAGDTFRAAAREQLAIWGQRNNVTVVSQESGDPAAVIFDAVGAARARKIDVMMADTAGRLPTQLHLMEELRKVKRVIGKAQDGAPHEVLLVIDANTGQNALAQVKAFDDALGLTGLIVTKLDGTAKGGILAAIARQRPIPVYFIGVGEKVEDLQPFSAEEFSDALLGG; translated from the coding sequence ATGTTCAGCTTTTTCAAACGATTCAAGGGTTCGAAAGAGTCCGATAACGCGCCAGAAGAGTCGCAAACCGCGCCGGAAGGCTTGGCGCCCGAGCGCGCGGTAGAGACGCCTGTCGCACCGTCGGCGCCGCGTCCGGCGGTGGTTTCGCCCGCCCCTGCTCCTGTGGCCGCTCCAATCGAGCCGGAGCAAGAAGAACCCGCGCTCGAAGAATACGAAACCGACGAAACCCCCAAAACCCCCGAAACCGTCGAAATCGTCCCGCCCCCCGAGCAGGACGCGGGCGCCAAGCGCTCGTGGCTAACGCGCCTGAAAACCGGCCTGTCGAAGACGAGTTCCAGCCTGACCGGCATTTTTGTCAACGCGAAGATTGACGACGACCTCTACGAGGAACTCGAAACCGCGCTGCTGATGTCCGACGCGGGCGTCGGTGCCACCGAGTTCCTGCTCGAATCGCTGCGTGAAAAAGTGCGCGCTGAGCGCCTCACCGATCCGCAACAGGTGAAGGCAGCGCTGCGCACTCTGCTGATCGACCTGCTCAAGCCGCTCGAAAAGTCGCTGATGCTCGGCCGCGCGCAGCCGCTCGTCATGATGATCGCCGGCGTGAACGGCGCGGGCAAAACGACCAGCATCGGCAAGCTCGCCAAGCATCTGCAGAGTTTCGACCAGTCGGTGCTGCTGGCCGCCGGCGACACGTTCCGCGCCGCCGCGCGCGAGCAGTTGGCGATCTGGGGTCAGCGCAACAACGTGACGGTCGTGTCGCAGGAAAGCGGCGACCCGGCGGCGGTGATCTTCGACGCGGTCGGCGCCGCGCGAGCGCGCAAGATTGACGTGATGATGGCGGACACGGCCGGCCGTCTGCCGACCCAGTTGCATCTGATGGAAGAGCTGCGCAAGGTGAAGCGCGTGATCGGCAAGGCGCAAGACGGCGCGCCGCACGAAGTGCTGCTGGTGATCGACGCGAACACCGGCCAGAACGCGCTCGCGCAAGTGAAGGCCTTCGACGACGCGCTCGGCCTCACCGGCCTGATCGTCACCAAGCTCGACGGCACGGCAAAGGGCGGCATTCTCGCCGCAATCGCGCGGCAGCGACCGATTCCGGTGTATTTCATCGGCGTTGGCGAAAAGGTCGAGGATTTGCAGCCGTTCAGCGCGGAAGAGTTTTCGGACGCGTTGCTGGGCGGTTGA
- the maiA gene encoding maleylacetoacetate isomerase, with translation MKLYSYFRSSASYRVRIALNVKNLPYDYVPVHLVRDGGEQLKPEYRKVNLDGIVPTFVDGNEVMPQSLAIIEYLEETHPEPSLLPGTPAERAYVRSVALQVACEIHPLNNLRVLKYLKHTLCVDEDAKDAWYKHWVEAGFATLETHLAGDPRTGKLCFGDTPTLADACLIPQVFNAQRFKVDTAKFPTIQRIYDHAMQLDPFARAAPGAQPDAE, from the coding sequence ATGAAGCTCTACAGCTATTTCCGCAGCTCGGCGTCATACCGCGTGCGCATTGCATTGAACGTGAAGAACCTGCCGTACGACTATGTGCCGGTGCACCTGGTGCGCGATGGCGGCGAGCAGTTGAAGCCGGAGTATCGCAAGGTGAACCTGGACGGTATCGTGCCGACCTTCGTCGACGGCAATGAGGTGATGCCGCAGTCGCTCGCGATCATCGAGTATCTGGAGGAAACGCATCCGGAGCCGTCGTTGTTGCCCGGGACGCCGGCCGAGCGCGCGTATGTGCGCTCGGTGGCGTTGCAGGTGGCGTGCGAGATTCATCCGCTGAACAATCTGCGCGTGCTGAAGTATCTGAAGCACACGCTATGCGTGGATGAAGATGCGAAAGACGCGTGGTACAAGCATTGGGTCGAAGCGGGTTTCGCGACGCTGGAGACGCATCTGGCCGGCGACCCGCGCACCGGCAAGCTGTGTTTCGGCGACACGCCGACGCTCGCGGACGCCTGTCTGATCCCGCAAGTGTTCAATGCGCAGCGCTTCAAGGTCGACACGGCAAAGTTTCCGACGATTCAGCGCATCTACGATCACGCGATGCAACTCGATCCGTTTGCTCGTGCGGCGCCTGGCGCGCAGCCGGACGCTGAGTGA
- a CDS encoding fumarylacetoacetate hydrolase family protein → MSYVFAPAPQVAVPVVGSSEQFAVRRIYCVGRNYEAHAREMGHDPDREPPFFFTKPADAVLYVAPGTTGEFPYPPLSKNVHFEMELVAAIGQGGKNIPADSALDHVYGYALGLDMTRRDLQAEAKKLGRPWDTAKGFDHSAPLGPIHPVTTVGHVGKGAIWLSVNGEEKQSSDVSQLIWSVAETIAYLSTLFELQTGDLIFTGTPEGVGAVVQGDLMKGGVDGLGEFSVRVV, encoded by the coding sequence ATGAGTTACGTATTTGCACCCGCACCGCAGGTCGCGGTGCCGGTCGTGGGATCCAGCGAGCAATTCGCGGTGCGTCGCATCTACTGTGTGGGCCGCAATTACGAGGCGCACGCGCGCGAGATGGGACATGATCCCGACCGCGAACCGCCGTTCTTCTTCACCAAGCCGGCCGATGCCGTGCTGTACGTCGCGCCCGGCACGACCGGCGAGTTCCCGTACCCGCCGCTGTCGAAAAACGTCCACTTCGAGATGGAACTGGTGGCGGCGATCGGCCAGGGCGGCAAGAACATTCCGGCTGACAGCGCGCTCGATCACGTCTACGGCTACGCGCTCGGTCTCGACATGACGCGCCGCGATCTGCAAGCCGAGGCGAAGAAGCTGGGCCGTCCGTGGGATACCGCGAAGGGCTTCGACCACTCGGCGCCATTGGGCCCGATTCATCCGGTGACGACCGTCGGCCACGTCGGTAAGGGCGCGATCTGGTTGTCGGTGAACGGCGAGGAAAAGCAAAGCTCGGACGTGTCGCAACTGATCTGGTCGGTGGCCGAGACGATTGCTTATCTGTCGACGCTGTTCGAACTGCAAACCGGCGATCTGATTTTCACCGGCACGCCGGAAGGTGTCGGCGCGGTGGTGCAAGGCGACCTGATGAAGGGCGGCGTGGACGGACTCGGCGAGTTCAGCGTGCGCGTGGTCTGA
- the ybiB gene encoding DNA-binding protein YbiB, producing the protein MTDSADTVTPFPCARFIKEIGRGPNGARALTADDTRSLYSAMLDGRVAELELGAVLLAYRVKGETADELAAMLAGAHASFEPIHLPHGEFRPVSIPSYNGARKQPNLVPLLALLLAREGVPVLVHGVTEDPGRVTSAEIFTHLRIPHARTHADIEDGLAERRLAFAPIDVLAPKLARLLALRRRMGVRNSTHTLVKILQPFAPAGLRLVNYTHPPYRDSLTQLFNTHPDAAAGGALLARGTEGEAVADTRRQVQVDWLHDGVCETRVPHERSSPDAPEVDLPEAKDAPTTAAWIAAVLRGEAPVPSAIERQVELIVDVARMPV; encoded by the coding sequence ATGACCGACTCCGCCGACACCGTCACCCCCTTCCCTTGCGCCCGATTCATCAAGGAAATCGGCCGCGGCCCGAACGGCGCCCGCGCGCTGACCGCCGACGACACGCGCTCGCTCTACAGCGCGATGCTCGATGGCCGCGTCGCCGAACTCGAACTCGGCGCGGTGCTGCTCGCGTACCGCGTGAAGGGCGAGACCGCCGATGAACTCGCCGCGATGCTGGCCGGCGCACATGCGTCGTTCGAGCCGATTCATCTGCCGCACGGCGAGTTCCGGCCGGTGTCGATCCCAAGCTACAACGGCGCGCGCAAACAGCCCAACCTGGTGCCGCTGCTCGCGCTGCTGCTGGCGCGCGAAGGCGTGCCCGTGCTGGTGCACGGCGTCACCGAAGATCCGGGCCGCGTGACCAGCGCGGAAATCTTCACGCATCTGCGGATTCCTCACGCGCGCACGCATGCCGATATCGAAGACGGTCTCGCCGAGCGGCGTCTCGCGTTCGCGCCGATCGACGTGCTCGCCCCGAAACTCGCACGCCTGCTCGCGTTGCGGCGGCGCATGGGCGTGCGCAATTCGACCCATACGCTGGTGAAGATCCTGCAACCGTTCGCGCCGGCTGGGCTGCGCCTCGTGAATTACACGCATCCGCCGTACCGGGACAGTCTCACGCAACTGTTCAACACGCATCCCGATGCGGCCGCGGGTGGCGCGCTGCTGGCGCGCGGCACCGAAGGCGAAGCCGTGGCCGACACGCGCCGTCAGGTGCAGGTGGACTGGTTGCACGACGGCGTCTGCGAAACGCGCGTGCCGCACGAGCGCTCGTCGCCGGATGCGCCGGAGGTCGACTTGCCCGAGGCCAAAGACGCGCCGACAACCGCCGCATGGATCGCCGCCGTGTTGCGTGGCGAAGCGCCCGTGCCGAGCGCGATCGAACGGCAAGTCGAGCTGATCGTCGACGTCGCGAGAATGCCGGTTTGA
- a CDS encoding nuclear transport factor 2 family protein: MVAKMIEAIRGLERERFRAMVDGDGPSLDALLADNVSYVHTNGKRETKRQFIDGITAGRRRYRQIEVQSQEVLPVGRETCVVTGRALIEMEANNGALLFPIAYTAIHTQEDGQWRLIAWQATRCAIE, translated from the coding sequence ATGGTGGCAAAGATGATCGAAGCGATTCGCGGGCTCGAGCGAGAGCGCTTTCGTGCGATGGTCGACGGCGACGGGCCCTCGCTCGACGCGCTGCTCGCGGATAACGTCAGCTATGTCCATACGAACGGCAAGCGGGAAACGAAGCGGCAGTTCATCGACGGTATCACCGCCGGGCGGCGGCGATACCGGCAGATCGAGGTGCAGTCGCAAGAGGTGCTGCCGGTCGGCCGCGAGACCTGCGTCGTGACCGGCCGCGCGTTGATCGAGATGGAAGCGAATAACGGCGCGCTGCTGTTTCCGATCGCCTACACGGCCATTCATACGCAGGAAGACGGGCAATGGCGGTTGATCGCCTGGCAGGCGACCCGTTGTGCAATCGAGTGA
- a CDS encoding acyloxyacyl hydrolase gives MNNKNDVLRGLALKATCAALLIGASAAASADPFGVQIAGGLGDRHVKKLDLGFVWDPNLTWWQIGDWHFSLIGEAHVAWWHTSEGNVHDNIGEVGVTPIIRLIKGSGSLRPYAELGAGIRLLSSPRLSEKFTLGTAFQFADMAGVGLQFGSHQQYQAGYRFQHVSNGGIKEPNPGINFHQLYLQYNF, from the coding sequence ATGAACAATAAGAACGATGTGTTGCGTGGTCTGGCGCTAAAAGCCACGTGTGCGGCGTTGTTGATCGGCGCTTCGGCGGCGGCTTCGGCCGACCCGTTCGGCGTGCAGATCGCCGGCGGTCTCGGCGACCGGCACGTCAAAAAGCTCGATCTTGGTTTCGTGTGGGATCCGAATCTGACCTGGTGGCAGATCGGCGACTGGCATTTCTCGCTGATCGGCGAAGCGCACGTGGCCTGGTGGCATACCAGCGAAGGCAACGTACACGACAACATCGGCGAAGTCGGTGTAACGCCGATCATCCGCTTAATCAAGGGAAGCGGGTCGCTGCGTCCGTACGCCGAACTGGGCGCGGGCATCCGGCTGCTGTCGAGTCCGCGATTGTCGGAGAAGTTCACGCTCGGTACCGCGTTCCAGTTCGCCGACATGGCGGGCGTGGGGCTGCAGTTCGGCAGCCACCAGCAGTACCAGGCGGGCTACCGTTTCCAGCATGTTTCCAACGGTGGTATCAAAGAGCCGAATCCTGGTATAAATTTCCACCAGCTATATCTGCAATATAACTTCTGA
- the rpoH gene encoding RNA polymerase sigma factor RpoH: MSHAMTLPSTLSPSAAKAASAGALALSHSSLLPGQLGNIDAYIQAVNRIPMLTPAEERQFATEFREQDNLESARRMVLSHLRLVVSIARNYLGYGLPHADLIQEGNIGLMKAVKRFDPEQNVRLVSYAMHWIKAEIHEYILRNWRMVKVATTKAQRKLFFNLRSHKQGLGAFTPDQIDDLAKELNVKREEVSEMETRLSGGDIALEGQVEDGEEAYAPIAYLADSHSEPTAVLASRQRDKMQSDGIASALNALDARSRRIIEARWLKVEDDGSGGSTLHELADEFGVSAERIRQIEASAMKKMRGTLTEYA, from the coding sequence GTGAGCCATGCAATGACCCTTCCGAGTACTCTGAGCCCGTCGGCGGCTAAGGCCGCTTCGGCAGGTGCACTGGCGCTCTCGCATTCCTCGCTGCTGCCCGGTCAACTGGGCAATATCGACGCCTACATCCAGGCCGTTAATCGGATTCCGATGCTGACGCCGGCGGAAGAACGCCAGTTCGCCACCGAATTTCGCGAGCAGGACAACCTCGAGTCCGCGCGCCGTATGGTGCTGTCGCACTTGCGGTTGGTCGTGTCGATCGCGCGCAACTATCTCGGTTATGGCCTGCCGCACGCCGATCTGATCCAGGAAGGCAATATCGGCCTGATGAAGGCCGTGAAGCGCTTCGACCCGGAGCAGAACGTACGCCTCGTGTCGTACGCCATGCACTGGATCAAGGCTGAGATCCACGAATACATTCTGCGCAACTGGCGGATGGTGAAGGTCGCCACCACCAAGGCGCAACGCAAGCTGTTCTTCAACCTGCGCAGCCACAAGCAGGGGCTGGGCGCGTTCACGCCGGACCAGATCGACGATCTGGCCAAAGAGCTGAACGTGAAGCGCGAAGAAGTCTCCGAAATGGAAACGCGTTTGTCGGGCGGCGATATCGCGCTCGAAGGCCAGGTGGAAGACGGTGAAGAAGCGTACGCGCCGATCGCCTATCTGGCCGACTCGCATAGCGAACCGACCGCCGTGCTGGCTTCGCGCCAACGCGACAAGATGCAAAGCGACGGTATCGCGAGCGCACTGAACGCGCTGGACGCCCGCAGCCGCCGCATTATCGAAGCACGTTGGCTGAAGGTGGAAGACGACGGTTCGGGCGGCTCGACGCTGCACGAACTCGCCGACGAATTCGGCGTGTCGGCGGAACGGATTCGCCAGATCGAAGCCAGCGCCATGAAGAAGATGCGCGGCACGCTGACCGAATATGCGTAA
- the cydP gene encoding cytochrome oxidase putative small subunit CydP: MTIALKRNNRPRSNLRKRFDRWVRGPTLARDIAIVLAIKFALLMALKYAFFNHPQAEHMSLPPEQVAQALLSVPASHPSQGDQHAR; this comes from the coding sequence ATGACCATAGCCCTCAAACGCAACAACCGCCCCCGCTCGAACCTGCGCAAACGGTTCGACCGCTGGGTGCGCGGTCCGACGTTGGCGCGGGACATCGCCATCGTCCTTGCCATCAAATTTGCCCTGCTGATGGCGCTCAAATACGCATTTTTCAATCATCCGCAGGCGGAGCACATGTCGCTGCCGCCTGAACAGGTCGCGCAGGCGCTGTTGTCCGTGCCGGCCTCCCATCCGTCCCAAGGTGATCAACATGCCCGTTAG
- a CDS encoding cytochrome ubiquinol oxidase subunit I — protein MPVSEVVELSRLQFAITALYHFLFVPLTLGLSWLLVIMESVYVMTGKQIYKDMTQFWGKLFGINFAMGVTTGLTLEFQFGTNWSYYSHYVGDIFGVPLAVEGLMAFFLESTFVGLFFFGWNRLSKVQHVMVTFLVALGSNLSALWILVANGWMNNPVGATFNYQTMRMELDSIFSVLFNPVAQVKFVHTVSAGYVTASMFVLGVSSWYLLKRRDTEFALRSFAIAAGFGLASTLCVIVLGDESGYRTGEVQQVKLAAIESEWETAPAPAPFTIIGIPNQKEERTDYAIRIPYALGLIATRSVDEPVVGLKDLMAQNEVRIKNGMLAYAALQKLKQGDATDEAKAAFDAHKKDLGYGLMLKQFTANVTDATPDQIVQAAKKTIPPVAPVFFSFRLMVGLGILFLATFVTAFWFCAQRSLLLEKRRWFLRWAVWAIPLPWLAAEFGWIVAEVGRQPWTIAGILPTSLSASSLTPTDLYLSIGGFVVFYTVLFIIEIMLMFKYARLGPSSLHTGRYHHELEQPLNQPLPTNTAA, from the coding sequence ATGCCCGTTAGCGAAGTCGTAGAACTATCGCGCCTCCAGTTCGCCATCACGGCGCTTTATCACTTTCTGTTCGTGCCACTCACGCTCGGCCTGTCGTGGCTGCTCGTCATCATGGAATCCGTCTATGTGATGACCGGCAAGCAGATCTACAAGGACATGACCCAGTTCTGGGGCAAGCTGTTCGGGATCAACTTCGCGATGGGTGTGACCACCGGGCTCACGCTGGAATTCCAGTTCGGCACCAACTGGTCGTACTACTCGCACTACGTCGGCGATATTTTCGGTGTGCCGCTCGCCGTTGAAGGCTTGATGGCGTTCTTCCTGGAATCGACCTTCGTGGGTCTGTTCTTCTTCGGCTGGAACCGGCTCTCGAAAGTGCAGCACGTGATGGTCACGTTCCTCGTCGCGCTCGGCTCGAATCTGTCCGCGCTGTGGATTCTGGTGGCCAACGGCTGGATGAACAATCCGGTCGGCGCCACCTTCAACTACCAGACCATGCGGATGGAGCTCGACAGTATTTTCTCCGTGCTGTTCAACCCGGTCGCGCAGGTGAAGTTCGTGCATACCGTGTCGGCCGGTTATGTGACGGCGTCGATGTTCGTGCTTGGCGTGTCGTCGTGGTATCTGCTCAAGCGCCGCGACACCGAATTCGCGCTGCGCTCGTTCGCGATTGCCGCCGGCTTCGGTCTGGCGTCGACGCTGTGCGTGATCGTGCTCGGTGACGAGTCCGGCTATCGCACCGGTGAAGTCCAGCAAGTGAAACTGGCCGCGATCGAATCCGAATGGGAAACCGCGCCGGCGCCGGCACCGTTCACGATCATCGGTATTCCGAATCAGAAGGAAGAGCGCACGGACTACGCGATCCGGATTCCGTACGCGCTCGGCCTGATCGCCACCCGCTCGGTCGATGAACCCGTGGTCGGCCTGAAAGACCTGATGGCGCAAAACGAAGTGCGCATCAAGAACGGCATGCTGGCCTACGCCGCGCTGCAGAAGCTCAAGCAGGGCGACGCCACCGACGAAGCCAAAGCCGCCTTCGACGCCCACAAGAAAGACCTCGGCTACGGCCTGATGCTCAAGCAGTTCACCGCGAACGTCACCGACGCCACGCCGGACCAGATCGTCCAGGCGGCGAAGAAGACGATTCCGCCGGTCGCTCCCGTGTTCTTCTCGTTCCGCCTGATGGTCGGCCTCGGCATCCTGTTCCTCGCGACCTTCGTGACGGCGTTCTGGTTCTGCGCGCAACGCTCGCTGCTGCTGGAAAAGCGTCGCTGGTTCCTGCGCTGGGCGGTGTGGGCGATTCCGTTGCCGTGGCTCGCGGCCGAGTTCGGCTGGATCGTGGCTGAAGTGGGCCGTCAACCGTGGACCATTGCCGGCATCTTGCCGACCAGCCTCTCCGCGTCGAGCCTGACGCCGACCGATCTGTATCTGAGCATCGGCGGCTTCGTGGTGTTCTACACGGTGTTGTTCATCATCGAAATCATGCTGATGTTCAAGTACGCGCGCCTGGGGCCGTCGTCGCTGCATACGGGCCGCTACCACCACGAACTGGAACAGCCGCTGAATCAGCCGCTGCCGACCAACACGGCCGCCTGA